The genomic DNA cagataactggtgaacgCTTAAACAAGATCAAGGAGCCAATAAAGACAACCTAATCAGATCTAAACTATTCATAACTGTGAGcacttgataaaactaagagatcgatacgatgcaacttaataaaattaaacaactcgataactgtAAGCAACGTCAAAGACaaatagaatattggacaaagtaTAGAAAGTTCTATTTGCTATCAaagttaactcgataactagcgaCACGATAAAAGCTTTCAATATTGGACAATGCCTAGAAAGTTCTGACGCAGATAACGTAATGGCTGGGTGACAGTACTTACAAGCTCACCTGAGAtcgaagttgatgcagccctgcgcgcaagaagaaactcgcctatttctactctactcctacttcTAGGATTTTAGCAGCGTGGCACTGAAAGGTTGTAttaattgattgatgattattcgttacaaggctcatggatttatatttatatttggagcaagctaaaatcctagtcagTTACGATATGAACCGGTACAAATAAgcctaaaaactactaaagataaatctccatgcttttttcttatttggtggagtcgattcCTCTTCGGATCGGATCCTTCCGGTCTTCTTATCGGCTTCTAGAATCCAATCACGGGCCTTGGTTAACGCAGGGACATTAACAtgctcctttctctctccttcatccaCTTGTCAGAACTTTTTCGGTTGACTTCGGTTAAAACCGATGTCAATAATTAATAAATTAACATAAGACGTGGCTAAGTTGTCCTTAGTAGGACGATTGCATAGCCTAAACTGCTATTATATGATATAAATCATCATTAAATTAAGGAAATGATGATAAATGCATCAATTTAAATAGTTAAGAGGTTGATTTGCATCAAATGAAATATGAGGGATGAAAATTACGCTTTCCCATCTTTGATATGCATTATCAAGAAAAGGGAAGGCCACTTCTCGCGGCACAGCGGAAGCCCCGCACGCTGGTCCATCCAAGTTGCCCACACCACACACACCCCGTCGGAACTCGGTCGCATGCGTACGGAGGCCATTTGCATGCTCGCTTCGCTTGGCAGcccacccgcgccgcgcgcacAAGTCCCGCACCGGACCAAGCGACTCAGCGAGCACCGTctgcctcctcgccgtcgcaccgccgccggcgccaccacccACCAATGGCGACCTGCTCCCGCTCGCTGCACCCGGCAACCCCCGCCCCCACCCTTGCGGCGGGACTCACCGGTCCAGGTTTCCCCTCCGATCCCATCGCCCGGTTGCCCCTCGCCCCCTCTCGCCTCGCGGGCGCGGCTAAACGTTAGGGTTTGCTTTTGCCCTCCCTCTCACCTCGTCACTCTTCCCGGTTCCTCGCAGGGATGAAGGGTGGCCCGTCGGTCCCAGCgcccgaggaggaggacgaggtgaAGCCGTCGGCCGccctcgcgcccgccgccgacctcgccaGGCCAGGTTCATTCCCCGCCCCGGCCGTAACCCCAAATCTCTTCCTTTTTTGACCGCACCGCAAGCGCAATCAGGGCCGTTTCTGACCCCCTTTCTCCGACGCCTCTTCTTCGCGCAGGGAGGAGGTTCCGCCCGTGGGTGCCGATGAccaaggaggaggagtagaAGCTCGTCGAGTTGACGGTTCGTCACATGTCGGGGAGGAAGGAGCTGCAGGCTCGGATCGAGAGGCGGGGCGAGCTGCGCAAGCGCTTCGACGTGGTTGTGTTCAAGCGGAGGTGCTGGGCCGCGACCTTGGCCAACCACCCGTTCACGCTCCGTGCCGACGTCGCCCATGCCAGGCACCAGCTCAGCGCCGGCCGGAAGGAAGGGAAGGCTTTGCCGGAAGAGCTCGACGATGCCCGGCGGCGCAACCACCACTGTGTCTTCACCATGAATGAGCACATTGGCAAAGCCATGGACATGGGCCTGGAGGCCTTCACCCATGACTACTGTAAGTTTTATGAGAACGAGAAGAATATGCGCTGCGAAGTGGAAGCCGAGATAGTTCGAGGTGACAAGAGTGGAGCTCCACAGGGTCATGTTGCCTCCAAGTAGCTGTTGCTCTGAGGCTCTGACCGCCTTGTAGGCAAATGGATGGTGCGCCACGGGATGTATAAATCATGATTTCACACTTGTGGCATTCATCAAGTAGTGATTTTTTTGATATGGATGTGTTGGGGCGTTTGACAATCCATTATGAATCAGCATACCATATCTTTGTTAGTTCGTCTCGGTTGTGCCTAGTTGCTTCCATGTGTCCATGAGTCCATCTTGGTGATCTAGTATTGTCATCTTTCCATATCCTTTCGAACCTCTGAAGATTTCTGCCTATGAAGAGCGAATTTGCTGAACATAGACCAGATGTATCAATTTCTGTACGATTTTACATAGTTGGATTGTTGGGAAATGGTTTGCCATGATTGGGGTTTCAAATTTTGGCCAGGCTTGCCGGCCGTGCTGTTTCTGGGCAGACAGGATCAAACCCGAAACTAAGCATGCATGCCGACTGACGACTGTGAAGTGTAGCTTGTGTGGCATGCGTGATGGGTCAGACTGTGAAGTGTAAACATAAGAGAAATGCTGTGAGCCTACCCAACTTTGATTATCGCGATGGTGCCCTGCCAGCCCTTAGTTTCAGTCTTTTGTAGAATCTGATAATGCATTAGAAACGTCGTGGTATCTGGATTCCAGAAATGAACAAATTGGAGCCTTTCCATCTCACATTCCCCTAGACATCTACTAATTTGAAACTTTTGTGACTTTGTGTGGCAATTTCAGAATAACAGTAACTTGAAGTCTGAAGATACACGCTTACAACTTATGCACATCTGAAACATATACTGCATACTCTGAGCAGCCTGTTATCTGGACACTGCATGAGAATGTGAACCAACATGACGCTGCCATGCTAATCTCAAGTTCCGGTGTAACAGAAGCTGCACAGGACAAGAAGCATCTGAACTCCAGAGCTTAATTCCCCATGGTTGCTTTTGCTCGCAGACGCTAGAATTAGTTGATGTGGATAACTGTCTTTTTTCAATTATTCGTTTTGGGCTTCGCCAGTAGATTAATTTTATCAACTGATGCAGTCATCGGTATTTTTGGATTGCCCGCGAGGAACTCGCGCTCGGACGCGGCGCTCCCAGCCTGCTCGAGGACGGCGACAACTGCGGGGCGAAGAGGTGCAGAGCTGTGGACTGTGGTGAAGAGAAGGACTACTGGACTAGGAAGGGGCGCAGCAGGCGGTATCGGGCGAATAAGGGAAGGGGGGAGAGCCGGTGGATCCAAAGCCAGTTCGCCGCGACGAGCGGCTGTCGTCGCCACCGGAGCGGAAGGGGAAGAGAGCCAGGAGGAAGTGCAGCTGAAAATAGGGAGCTATTTGAAAAGTTCTAGGATGTTTTGTGCATCAAATATTTTCATATACACCCCTAAATttgatcgcgattaatagtcgcaaTCCATTTGAGAGGGTTTAATGCAAAAACTTCTCCGACTCACCGTGGCACGACCTCGCGATGGCCAGCCATGCCGGCTCCGGTGGTCACCAGGAGCCTGCTTCCAGGCCCCGCCTCGCTGCTCAGATTGCATCCGCACCCCGCTGGACTGAGCTTTCCTTTCTCCGTCTCGTAAGCTCCCGCTGCCGAACCTGAAGAAGGTTGGACATGAGAGCAGGTCAGAGCCTCAGAGGAAGGCGGCCGTCGCGGCTGGCCGGCTGCCATGGAGCTCCACTGCTGCCCAGAACGGAGGTGGCGAAGGTTTGGAAGGTGAAGCTGCGGGCCTGCAGCGGCGACGGAGGGTAGAATTGCACAAGCAATCCGAGAATCTGTTGACTTAAACGTGACGTGGTGGCACAAATGTAGAATCTATTCTAAAACTGGCATCTCAACGAGCGTAAGGCCTAGAATCTGGAGCAGGACGATGTTCTGCTGCAGCCGTACTCGATGATAACCCTGACTGGCATTCATATCCCCATTATGAATCACTTTCTTTCCCCCACGATCAAACGTTACGTGATCGAGTTCGCGGAAGGCTGCGTCATTCTGTTTCCAATTGGGagctcaacttggaaattggaACAGAGCATGCATGTCGAGTTGTCGAATTCATCCAATTGCCTGCAAAGCGTCAGGCTTTGCGGAAGGAATGTAAACGTGGGATGTGAGTTGACATGGTTCTTGCACTACGATCACTGAAATGGTGGGTGGAATTGCTATTTGCAGGTTGTAGGTTGCATTGCAATATACTCGAATCGAACAGAACGGTGTAGTGTCAGTGTAAGCTTTAGTTTCAGTCTCCGTATAATCTGTTTGGGTTTCAGAGATGAACAAGATGGAGCGTTTCCATTTCATTATCCTCGCTTCCTCAGTCACCTACAAACTTGAAACGTTTGCATCTTCTTCTGTTGATTGGTGTGATTAATTCAAAATAGCAACAATCCTTCGACGATACGCTTACAGCTCTGCAGAAATGCGCAACATCATGAAGTCTGAAAGATGTACTTCACGCTCTGAATAGCATGACATGTGGATACTACCGGCAAACCTGAAATTCTTATCAACGTTCGACATGGGAATCTCAAGTTCTGACCCTAGAGAAGCAGCTCAAAACATGATATATATGCCTAGTTATCACAATGTAGAATTAGATAAATGTAATTCCATCATGAGACCTAAAACAataattgtaaatttcttccaaTATTTTGTAACCTCTCTTTATTGTAGAAGTATGAACAATCTTTAATTTGAACAATTTACCTTTTTATTTATACTACACTGCTgtgattttcatttttttttccttttgtttggGGAATGATAGGAGCGTGGTGGTCGATGAGGCGCGCGCCAGCCTGCGCCGCGCCCCCCCGGTCCCCAAGCGCcggcgtgaccgccgccgtctccctcatCCGTGAGGGGGCACCACTCGTGctcgagggggggggggggggggcggccggcggcggacgacggagGATGGCGGCCGCAGCCGTCTCCCTCGAGGGTCATCCTCTTTGGACATTGCGTCCGCCACCACCTAATTCAGGTACAGATTTTGCATATTTGTTCTCGTACGTTTATCATTTGAAATTGGATCTAATATTACTGGTGTGGTGTGTGATATCGGTGATTGCTTACATGGTGCGCCTGTGTAATGCAGATTGCAATTCATTATCATGCCCTGAGCCTCTAATAAATCCACCTGCGGGAGCCCCATGTGCCTGTGTTCTACCAATAAGAGTTGGAATTCGTCTAAGTGTTTACCTTTATTCATTCTTTCCTTTTGTTATTCTGTTACTGATCAGTGCATCTTTTGCCCATCAAATTTATTATTGACATTCAATCGCATATGCACACAGTGGAGAATGCAGCATCAAACAAGTCATGCACCATCTCATTTATTGAACATGTTGAAATTCTGCACCACTAGTTCCCACCAAGAAATATGAACTTTATGCAGGTCTTCCTTCTCCACCACCTTCAGCACCAGAAGGTGTTGGTGATGGGGCATTTGGCAACAACAGAAATGCGAGGGCAATGAAACCTCTTGGGGTTGATGTAAGAAGACCCAAGAGAAAAGTGAATGGCAGCCTAATCGTTATTGCTGTTTTGTCTACCGTTATAGCATTGATTATTTGCTGTCTTGCTGCATGGTTGCTCATACTAAGATTCAGGGGCCCAAGTGACACAGCTCAAGGATTTCCACATAGTGTACTTCCGAAATTTTGTAGGTCATTTGGTATGTGTACCTAACCTGCTAATTCCCATAGTTTGCTAATTGTCTAGTGAAGTGGTGCCAATTTGCTATTGAAATTCACCATGAATTTATAGTCAATAAGCAAATATTATTTATTTGAAATGCCAGTCAACGGTGCTTGCAATAACTTCTCAGTTCAAAGGCTTTCTCTGCGATTTCTCATCATGTACATGTCCTTGCTAGAATAATATGTGCACTTTAGCCAGTACTAGTTTTTCCTTCTGAACCGTCTCAAATGATTGCAGGCACAGGTCACACGCTTTTAGCTGGTGTTGGTCGCTATAGTTGACCTTCAGGTCCGTCAGGTTCACTAGGCTAAAGCATCGCAATGTACGCAGGGCAGGCAAAAACATTCAAATTTGCTGAGATTGACAAGGCCACAAACGGCTTTGATGATTCAAAAGTACTTGGCGAAGGTGGCTTCGGATGTGTCTATCAGGGCACACTTGAAGGTGGAACGACAGTTGCGGTGAAGGTCCTTAAGAGATACGAAGGCCAGGGTGAGCGAGAGTTCTTGGTTGAGGTTGAGATGCTGGTACATTTACACCACCGGAGTTTGGTCAAGTTGTTAGGCTTAGTCTGCAGTGATATTGTCCTCGATGAGATCGAGCTCACCACCTAGTTGGAAGTCAAGTTCGTGGAGCAGTCTGGAGTGTAAATATTTGATGTTGTAGTTTGTACTTTGTAGTAATCACAGATGTACAGAGATGATCAATGTATCACCTTTTCTTGGGATGATCAATGTATCACCTTTTCTTGtgatatgaaatatatatatggtTGTTTCAATTTCTGGAATGTGATGGCTGTTTCAAATCCTCTTATGTggtataaaaaaaagaagaaaaatgacagCAGAACAGAGTGCAATATGGTAAtttgaaaaaacaaattatatgatCCTATAAATGGCTGGTTCTTCTAAAACATTAAGTTCACATGTCCCAACCGACACTACTTAGATGAAAAATAAGCATAAGTGAAAATAAATTTCTGCTATAACACAACAAGGttacatattttctttatttgtcgGTCCATCAAAATCCAATTTTCTAGCACTTTGTCAAAATCGTGATGCCGGTCCGTACAGGAGGAGTACAGGGCCCCTGCCCACCGAATTTTTTTCCGTGGGAGGAGACCCTCGTCAAAATAACAacgaaaaaaaagagaaaaaaaggagtGGCAGATACAGATCTCGTTCCGATGGACTACTCCTCCGTCCCACTACTCCTCCATCACCTCCCGAGTGGTCCCACTACTCCTCCATCGCCTCCCGAGTGGGACGGAGGAGTAGTGCACCACAGTACCTGCTGAAAAAGCGGCatggctgctgcctgctgctagTGCCCGACCAACAGCGATGGAGATGGCGCGATCGCAACCaggtccgcctccgccgccgccgccgcgattcCAAGAACCCGCAAAACCCCAGCAACACCAACAACtccttattctttttctttttttcttttcttgtggaGGAATGGAATTCAGCTACAGTAAGTGGGTAAAGAGAAGCGAAGTGTGGGATCCACAGGCAGTCTCTGTGTCCATGCATGACGTCTCACGGGAGGGTAATGTACAGCCAGCCGTCGGATCGAGATCTGTATCTGccactccttttttttctcttttttttcgtTGTTGTTTTGACGAGGGTCTCCTCCCACGGAAAAAAATTCGGTGGGCACGGCCCCCGTACTCCTCCTGTGCGGACCGGCATCGCGATTTTGACAGAGTGCTAGAAAATTGGATTTTGATGGACcgacaaataaagaaaatatgtaaCCTTGTTGTGTTATAGCAGAAATTTATTTTCACTTATGCTTATTTTTCATCTAAGTAGTGTTGGTTGGGATATGTGAACTTATCTATAATGTTTTAGAAGAACCAGCCATTTATAGGatcatataatttgttttttcaaaTTACCATATTGCACTCTGTTCTGctgtcatttttcttctttttttataccACATAAGAGGATTTGAAACAGCCATCACATTCCAGAATTTGAAACAaccatatatatatttcatatcCCAAGAAAAGGTGATACATTGATCATCTCTGTACATCTGTGATTACTACAAAGTACAAACTACAACATCAAATATTTACACTCCGGACTGCTCCACGAACTTGACTTCCAACTAGGTGGTGAGCTCGATCTCATCGAGGACAATATGACTGCAGACTAAGCCTAACAACTTGACCAAACTCCGGTGGTGTAAATGTCCCAGCATCTCAACCTCAGCCAAGAACTCTCGCTCACCCTAGCCTTCGTATCTCTTAAGGACCTTCACCGCAACTGTCGTTCCACCTTCAAGTGTGCCCTGATAGACACATCCGAAGCCACCTTCGCCAAGTACTTTTGAATCATCAAAGCCATTTGTGGCCTTGTCAATCTCAGCAAATTTGAATGTTTTTGCCTGCCCTGCGTACATTGCGATGCTTTAGCCTAGTGAACCTGACGGACCTGAAGGTGAACTATAGCGACCAACACCAGCTAAAAGCGTGTGACCTGTGCCTGCAATCATTTGAGACGGTTCAGAAGGAAAAACTAGTACTAGCTAAAGTGCACATATTATTCTAGCAAGGACATGTACATGATGAGAAATTGCAGAGAAAGCCTTTGAACTGAGAAGTTATTGCAAGCACTGTTGACTGGCATTTCAAATAAATAATATTTGCTTATTAACTATAAATTCATGGTGAATTTCAATAGCAAATTGGCACCACTTCACTAGACAATTAGCAAACTATGGGAATTAGCAGGTTAGGTACACATACCAAATGACCTACAAAATTTCGAAAGTACACTATGTGGAAATCCTTGAGCTGTGTCACTTGGGCCCCTGAATCTTAGTATGAGCAACCATGCAGCAAGACAGCAAATAATCAATGCTATAACGGTAGACAAAACAGCAATAACGATTAGGCTGCCATTCACTTTTCTCTTGGGTCTTCTTACATCAACCCCAAGAGGTTTCATTGCCCTCGCATTTCTGTTGTTGCCAAATGCCCCATCACCAACACCTTCTGGTGCTGAAGGTGGTGGAGAAGGAAGACCTGCATAAAGTTCATATTTCTTGGTGGGAACTAGTGGTGCAGAATTTCAACATGTTCAATAAATGAGATGGTGCATGACTTGTTTGATGCTGCATTCTCCACTGTGTGCATATGCGATTGAATGTCAATAATAGATTTGATGGGCAAAAGATGCACTGATCAGTAACAGAATAACAAAAGGAAAGAATGAATAAAGGTAAACACTTAGACGAATTCCAACTCTTATTGGTAGAACACAGGCACATGGGGCTCCCGCAGGTGGATCTATTAGAGGCTCAGGGCATGATAATGAATTGCAATCTGCATTACACAGGCGCACCATGTAAGCAATCACCGATATCACACACCACACCGGTAATATTAGATCCAATTTCAAATGATAAACGTACGAGAACAAATATGCAAAATCTGTACCTGAATTAGGTGGTGGCGGACGCAATGTCCAAAGAGGATGACCCTCGAGGGAGACGGCTGCGGCCGCCATCctccgtcgtccgccgccggccgcccccccCCCTCGAGCACGAGTGGTGGCCCCTCACGGatgagggagacggcggcggtcacgccgGCAgcttggcgacggcggcggcgcggcgcaggctGGCGCGCGCCTCATCGACCACCACGCTCGTATCATTACCACGGTGGCGCGGTGCAATTTCGATGCGGCGGAGTGCAGATGTGGCGGTGCGAGGAGAGGAGAAGACGCGTCGCCTACAGGAGAGGAGCCGAGGAGTCGCGAGCGAGCGAGCCGAGCGACCGAACAGAGCGCGCAGCGAGCCGAGCGAGCCAACAGCGCGCGGAGGAGCCGAGCTAGCGAACACCGCACGGTGGCGCCGATCCGAACGCGGACGAAATCGCGATGCCGGTCCGCACAGGAGGAGTACGGGGGCGGTGCCCACCGAATTTTTTCCCCCCGGTCGCCGCGGTTCCTTCTCAtttccttcctccctctccacgCAACCACGAACCACAGTAGGGACATGGCAACCTGCCTGCCCCCATGCTCAACCACCGCTGACATCTGGATCGCATCCGCGCCACGGCTGCGGGCTGCACGGCGGCCGGCCCCCAGATCCGCCGTGACAAACCCGTGCGACGCTGATCACGGCGGCGCGCCATCTGGCGTTCACCGTTCGAGCGTAGCGTGCCTCGTGCCCGCGCACCGAGCGCATCACGCGCGCTGGCATCAATCCCCGTGAGTCGCTGGTCGCGCGCGAGCCGCTCCGCGAGGCCGGGGCGCTTGGCAGACGCGCCGCGTGCCACGGCACCGGCGCACTCACTCCATCGTCTCCGGCTTCCACTCATCTCCAGTACTCCACCTGACTGAGGAAGACACGtactggcgggcggcggcagatgCTTCAAGGTTGGATTTTTACATAATGGACAACGGCTATTGTTGATGCAAAATCAAGGAAACCCCAAGAGTAACGCCAACATAGGACACCGAGGTTCCGGCGCGAGAACTTCGATTCCGGCCTTGGTCCTGTGGTCGCAGCAGCGCCCCGGAGGAGAAGGTACAGGAGCGTCAATGCCATTAtgcgtggacaagctgctgatcAGGATTCAGGATGCACAAGCTGCTCCTGGAAGCGACGATGACAGCCAAAGGTCAGAAGAGCAGCAGGCGGAGGACATTGCCGGGGGCGTCGCTCAAGTTCAGGAACATGGCTGGGAGGAGGAAGTTGTATGGCAGGAGATGCAGGCGGCCCAGGACGCCGCCGGGGCATCATCAGGCAGCAGAGGATGATGACGAGTCTCTTGACGACTTCGACACGAACGTGTTCCTCAACCTAATCAATGATGCGGGAGATGAGTAAAACCGCTGTTTTGACAGGTGCCGGAGCAGAGTTTAATTCTAGTGAAAGCTGCATCGCAACAGTTTCTGAAGTTTTGCTTCAGTAATTTTTATGTTGCTCCCTTCCGGTAGAGTCTGCTTAGAAACATTCACTGAATGATCATGTGTAATTTTTGACCTACTCTTTCCTGAGTCAATGGTACATCGATTATCTCCAGGTGAAGCTTATGATCGGTGTTTCAAATCACACCAATATCAGTTATTTAAAAACTGGAGACtgatgtctttttttttaagctCAAAAGCTCGCCACTTTATTCATTCACCTATAGTTCAGTGAGACCACGAACCACCAGCAAGTTTACAAACTCATGAGCACACCTAGTCTATTACATGATCGATGAGCATACATAATGTTCACAGAATAAAAATGCGTAGATATAAAGAACTTGGCATCCCTGAACAGCACACCTCCTGGTGCAAGATCGTAATCGCCTGATTGCAGTGCCTCTGCGAGAACTTTGGGAATCTGTTTCTAGACTGACGCTTGCATGCCTTGGTGAGGCACCTCCTAGCATCCCCTCCACTCTCCAGCTAGCCAACGAGCCTGAAGAACAGTCAGCAACCAAATTAGCACGTGCATTGTCTAGCTCCATATAAAGTATATATACacaccaaaaccaaaacaatgTGGTATCCTAAAAAACTGGAAAAGAATAAACTTTGGTTGAGTTAACTTTCAGTATAGAATACCGTACAGCGAAAATAACATTTGTGGACAGCACATGAATTTTTGCAAACTACATTACAACTCTGTACATGACACAGAGATACCAATATTAAATAAAGTAATATGGTGCCAGTGGGAGACGAGAACTCAGGAACAGATATACTATTTGTAAGTTAAGCAGATATGGTGTCACTGGGAGACCAGAACTCAGTTAGGTAGCATCCTATAATAGATGATGGTTTGATGTTTATGAGCACTATAAAATTTTGGACCTGCAATGCTAAGAGGAAAATTGATGTCCTTTAAACTACTAGATTGACCAGATGTACAACTACAATTGCAAGCCATATGTTAGGGCAGTCAACTACGTACATGACAGTAAAACGCACATTCAAAATACACGACCTACTTATCTAGACAAATATAAGTGACCACAGACAAAATCTATTTGGACTTTTGATGCGAAGAGCCAGCAGATTTATCTACATACTTGGTCCAAAGAAGTACCACGGAGCACCACAAAACAAAGCAAACATAGCGGGAAATGGCAGTTCTTTCCCAATTAAAGGTACAACTATTGGATTCCCAGTCTCATTTTTTCTGTGAAAACCCTTACTCAGTACGGGGACGGTGAGATAGATTTCATTGATGCCTCTAACCTTTACCAGGCAACCTCTCCTCATACTACCCCAACCAATAAATGGTGGTGACCCTGTATGCCGCTAATCCACCCCTTGATGCACCATATCCCAACATCACTGACTGACATCTACCACAGCTGGCAACAAATTCTACTGccatcacccatcagtcatGCAACTCTACCATGTCATGTTTCACCTTGTACAACACCACCAGAATTGCTGCAAACCAAGGTTGGATTGTTGGAAAGATAATCCCTATATGGGGTTAGCACGAATTTCAAGGCAATCCGGTAATGCTACAGAGTACAGACCGTGGCCATTCTACTGATCCTGCACAATGCTTAGGCCAAAACCCTAACAAAGCCTAGCAATGGCGGTGCAAACCAGAACTCGCTCATCTCTGACGAGAGGCTGACGCCTCAACCATGGCGCGGGGTAGCGGGAGGCGAAAGGTGTCGTTGAAGGGGTTGAGGGGGCGGTCGTAGGCGGGTTCGGGGCCGATTATGGCGGCGTAGTCGgtgacggcggaggcggcaaGGTCGCGGATGTCACGGAGggcccgctcctccgcctcggAGAGCGGCGGGCGAGGGCGGGCGAGCTGGCGCGCCCTGCGCATCATCTCGAGGTCGATGCAATGGGCGGCGAGGTCGAGCTCGTACTGCCTCTCCGCCTCCATGCCCTCCACCACCTTCTCCAGGACCTCGATCTCGCGGTCCACGTCCGCCGTTTGGAGCTCCATCCGCCGCACTTTGTACTGCCCCTCCTCGATCTTCCCTGCCATCGTCTCCGGTCAGCTCATCTTCCTCCGacccggtgccggcggcggcggcgcctgtaTGGACGACCCCAACAAATCACTCGGCAAGCCCGAGCCCGCGATTGACGATTCGAGGAATTGTTCGCGTGCCGTTGGTATCACTGCGTCGCCCTCACGCCTGCTTGCTGCCACCTTGGGATCGAAAGGGAAGGGGATTTTTCGCCTCTCTTCTTGCGTTCGGAGTGTTCTAGGTagaggaggggggagagagagagagagtgagataGAGATTTCTATTGGAAGGCCATTCTACAACTCCACAAGGCCTGGTCCGGCCCAGCTTCTCCCGGCTCggcccaacaaaaaaaaaagtggcaaaaacaaaaaatatcTGGGTTTACTTTCCCCGACCCAAAAAGGCAAggagctctctctctctctctctctctctctctctctctcccccccagCGATGGCGGCGAAGGATCCGGAAGGCaggccggcgtggcggcgccCCCTCGTCTCTCCCGGCGGCCCACGAGGCGAGTCTGGCGCGGAAGTACAGCGCTATGCGCATCAGCGGCCGCGAGGCGGAGGATAAAGAGATGGAGAGCATCCTGGCGCGGTTCGCATCGCTGCGGGACCGGGAGGAGCGCCTGGCGGCGATCGCCGCCGACCTGCTCGAGATGGAGGCGCAGCGCCGCGAGGCAGGGGTGGCCCCCAGAGACGCCGAGGTGGCCGCCTTCGTCATCCTCCGCGAGAGCGCCGACGCCACCCTCGAAGGGCTCCCCACCCTACTTCGCACCGATCGAGTGATATAGTATTTGCCTAAAAATGCATGACATTGGTTAATAGTATAACTAAGTTAGCGCCTGTG from Setaria italica strain Yugu1 chromosome VII, Setaria_italica_v2.0, whole genome shotgun sequence includes the following:
- the LOC111258062 gene encoding uncharacterized protein LOC111258062 produces the protein MSGRKELQARIERRGELRKRFDVVVFKRRCWAATLANHPFTLRADVAHARHQLSAGRKEGKALPEELDDARRRNHHCVFTMNEHIGKAMDMGLEAFTHDYCKFYENEKNMRCEVEAEIVRGDKSGAPQGHVASK